The Gemmatimonadota bacterium nucleotide sequence CCTCCACACTGTGTAGCGGCGTCGTGACCGGCTTGCCATCCGGCCCCGGCCTGGTACTGCTGCCCTTCACCCCCCTAACCGCCACCGTTCCGTCCGTGCTCGTCACCGCCGTGACCGCCTCGACGTTAAACGTGGCCTGGGCGTCCATAAAGCCCTGCATGACCTCGCGGATAGCGTCGTGGCCTTTGACCACCTGCTCGGGCGACACCACAAAGGTGGCGTCCGGCTCATAGAGCGAGATGGCCGTCTCCAGGTCGCCGGCTTTGATTGCTTCGAGCAACAACAGATCACACTCTTCGGGTTTCTGTGCTGGCATATCCGCTTCCTCCTTTGATTAGAGTTATACTCTCAGACTGTCTTAGGCCGCACTGTCAGGCCGGTCCCCCTCGTAGTACGGCGACCGCCCCGGCTTGTCCTTGAGATGGACGAAGACCTTGTGCGAGAACCACTCGGTATACTCTCGGACCGTTACCGGCCGATACTTGGGCGGATGGTCCGCGTCGCAGCAGGTCTCCACACACTCAATCAGGGTGTCCGGGCTGGGGCTGTAGAAGAACGGAATCGCATATCGATCGTGCCCCGACCGGTTGATGGCCCGGTGGAAGGTCGCTCGAAACCGGCCGTTACTCCACAGACGGAGAATCTCGCCCGCGTTGACCAGAAAGGTCTCGGGCAGCGCCGGCGCCTGAATCCATTTTTTCTCCGAGGTGCGCAGCTCCAGACCGGGCACCCCGGACTGAGCCAAAAACGTAATAAAGTCACCGTCAATATGCGGCGAGGCATTAAACTGGTTTTCCTCACACGGAGTTCCGGGATAGTGGGACAGTCGCAGAATGCCCATCGGTCGCGAGTGCAGAAATGCGTCGTCAAAGAAATGCTCGGGCAGGCCCAGGGCGGCGGCGTACACCGGCAGCAGACGCAGGCTGAGCGCTTCCATGGCGTCAAAATACTCGACTAGGGTCTCACGAAAGCCGGGTAAATCCTTCGNNNNNNNNNNNNNNNNNNNNNNNNNNNNNNNNNNNNNNNTGGATTGGGCGCCCCGCCGTCCCGGCTTCTGGCTCGGGCCTCACGTCCAATGAAAAACGCCTCACCAATATCCGGCTTACGGGGCGGTTCGTCCTGCTTGTA carries:
- a CDS encoding SgcJ/EcaC family oxidoreductase; translated protein: MPAQKPEECDLLLLEAIKAGDLETAISLYEPDATFVVSPEQVVKGHDAIREVMQGFMDAQATFNVEAVTAVTSTDGTVAVRGVKGSSTRPGPDGKPVTTPLHSVEVVRKQADGTWRFIVDDPSGEGIK
- a CDS encoding isopenicillin N synthase family oxygenase, producing KDLPGFRETLVEYFDAMEALSLRLLPVYAAALGLPEHFFDDAFLHSRPMGILRLSHYPGTPCEENQFNASPHIDGDFITFLAQSGVPGLELRTSEKKWIQAPALPETFLVNAGEILRLWSNGRFRATFHRAINRSGHDRYAIPFFYSPSPDTLIECVETCCDADHPPKYRPVTVREYTEWFSHKVFVHLKDKPGRSPYYEGDRPDSAA